A window from Candidatus Methylomirabilota bacterium encodes these proteins:
- a CDS encoding sigma factor-like helix-turn-helix DNA-binding protein, giving the protein MDVERALKSLSPAFQQVMALADFEGFTYKEIAQVLNCPIGTVMSRRSRARQLLRTELRTLARAHGYSEESR; this is encoded by the coding sequence GTGGATGTGGAGCGGGCTCTCAAGAGTCTGTCTCCGGCCTTCCAACAGGTGATGGCGCTGGCTGATTTCGAGGGGTTCACCTACAAGGAGATCGCTCAGGTCCTGAACTGCCCGATCGGCACGGTGATGTCGCGGCGATCCCGCGCCCGGCAGCTCCTCCGCACGGAGCTTCGGACGCTGGCACGCGCGCATGGCTACAGCGAGGAATCCCGATGA